GCAGGGCAGCACCCGAGGTGAGGGCGCGAAACTCCAGGCAAAACTCGACGGGCTCATCCGCCTGCGGCAGATCGAGCGTGATGTCGTGCGAGCCAAAGCGATCCTCGAATCCGGTGTTCTTGTCCGGGATCCACCTGTCGAGGATAACCTTTCCACCGACGCTCACCCGCACGCCACCGGCCTCGTACAGCAGGTGGCACTCCCCGCACAGGGCGGGCAGCTGGAGTGTCCCTGTGAAGCGTACGCTAAAGGAGCCGCGCTGGACGCCAATCGCCGGTGCGGCCCAGCCCCAGGCATAGTTGATGGTGGGCGTCTGCAGCTGGCATACGGGGCCGTCGGCGAGTTCGGTGTTGTTGAAATACTCAGCTTTAAGACCTCCTCCGAACACTCCCTTGAGGACCGGTCCGCTGCCATGAGCAGGGCAACCCTCGGCGTAGACGATCTCCACGCCACTATCGGCCAGGCGCGTTTGCAGGCCCTCCAGGGGTGAGACGGCATGGCTGGGGGTGACGGAGGCACTGCCACTGCCACCCAGTCGGGCGATGGCGGCGTTGGGGCCGATGACGGCGAGGCGCTTGAGCGAGTCCTGCTTGAGCGGGAGGAGGTTCCTCTCGTTTTTGAGCAATACGATACCGGCCTCGGCGACCTTGGCGGCGATGCTGCGGTGGCGCGGCGTGTCCAGTTCGGCGGGTTGATCCGAGCGCACCTGGTAGCGGAAAACGGCGGTCAGCAGACGCAGGACATGGCGGTCGATTTGATCCTCGGTCAGGGCGCCGCTGTCGATCTCGGCGCGAAGTTTTTCGGGGGTCAGGAATTTTCCAGGTCCGGGCATTTCCAGGTCCAGGCCAGAGGCAGCAGCCGTAGGGCTATGGACGCCGCTCCAGTCGGAGACGACCATCCCCTCGAAGTTTAACTCCTCGCGTACGAAGCCCTCCAGCAGCTCCCGGTGTTGCGCCGTGGGGATGCCATTGAGCTCGTTGTAGGAGGTCATCAGCGCGGCGGGCTGCTCACGCAGGACGACGTCGCGGAAGTGACGCAGGTAAAGCTCGTGGAGCGTGGGCTCGTCGATCTCGACCGTATGGGTGTAGGAGTGCTTGATCTGAGCGTAGCCAGCGAGGTGCTTGAGGCAGGCGCCCGTGCCCGTGCTTTGGATGCCGTGAATGAGCGCCCCAGCCATTTTTGCGGTCAGGTGCGGGTCTTCCGAATACGTCTCGAAGTTCCGGCCACCGACGGGCAACCGCTGAAGGTTGGCCATGGGGCCGAGCAGGATGCCGACGCCGAGCTGGCGGCACTCGCGCCCGAGTAGCTCGCCGGCCTGCTCCAGCATGGTCGGGTCCCATGTTGCGCCGAGTGTCACACCGGTGGGCAGGCAGGAGGTAGCCTGCTTACCCCCGTCCGTGAAGGTCAGGCCGTGGCCGCAGTCCGCCACGCGCAGGGGCTGGAGCCCCAGGCGCGGAACGCCTCCGAAGTGCCAGGTGTCGTTGCCGCTGAGCAGCGTCGCCTTTTCCTCAAAGCTGAGCTGCGCGAGAATCGCCTCAGCTTGTGCCTGTGGGTTGGTTTCGGAGGTGTTCATGGGAGCCGGTCGTATTGCGAATTAGTTTTCGGGGGTGGTCAGCGCGTACTCGATGCCGAGGATTTCGGCGATCTGGATGATCGTGTCGGCGTGGTGGCCGATCCCGAGCGCGAAGTGGTGGGTGGGGCCTTCGGAGCACCAGCGCTTGAGGAAGGTGCGCACGTCGGGCTTGAAGATGCCGTGCGTATTGGTGTTGCCCGTGGGCGGGATCGGGCGGCGGGCGGACTCGCCCTCGGCGATGACAAACTTGAACTTGCCCTCCGCGGTCTGGCCGATGCTCAGCATGGTGATCGGGCCTTCCTTGATCTGGAACTCCACGCCCGCGCCACTGCCGGGCTTGCCGTGGTACTTTTTCAGGCTGCGGATAACGGGCTTGGCGGCGGCGATGTTGATGTGGTGGGGGCCGTCATGGCCGACCAATACACTGTCGAGCTCGAAGTCCACCGGGTGGAACTCCGCGAAGCTGCCTCCGATGTCGAGCCGGTCCATGATCATCATGGCCACGCAGGTCTTGATGTCGAACTCGCCGCACATGGGGAAACCGCCACCGGTGAGCAGGGAGTTGGCCACGATGAGGTTTGTCACCAGCGTGCGCAGTTCGGAGCCCGGCTCGGCCTCGTAGTAGTAGGCGAAGCCGTCGAGGTTCTTATCCGCGATGAGGCCCTCCAGGGCGACTCCGGCCTTGGCGGCGTTTTCCAGATCTTGCTCGGTGAGCTTCTCGGTCAGCGGGTCGGAGACCGGGTCGGGCGTGTCGAAAAAGGCGAGGATGCGCTCCTTCCAGGACTCGACGCGGGCCGGATCCGGGTCGGTGTAGTGCTTGTAAAGGTCACCCGGTTCGACCGTGGTGACGTGCGCGCCAAAGGCGGACGTGATGGCGGTCGGGTCGCAGTGCATGTCGAGCATGGACTCCAGCACATGGCCCATCAGGCCGAGGCGGGCGGTGCGCAGGCTGTGCAGGACCTTGGCGATGCCGCACCACTGCTTGATCTCGGCCAGAGCGGCCGGGTCGTCTCCCTCGTGCCCGAGGATAAACGGCGGGGCCTTGCGCCCGAAGCGCACGGCTACACCGGTAAACTCCGGGACCGAGCACACGTCGTCATTGCACAGCTGCATGAAGGTTGTGCCGTTCGGGTAGTCCATGGCCTTGAGCGGCTGGAGCGCGACCAGCACGATCGGCACCTTGATCTCGCGGCAGAGCACGCCAAAGGTGGAGGAGGTGCCGTAGGTCACCATGTCGATGAAGAGCACGTCGATGTCGGCGGCCTTGATGGCGGGCACGGCATCGTAGGCGACCTGCGCGTTGTCGATCATCCCGAACTCGGCGACCTCGACAGCATTGTCTTCGAGCAGACCCTTGAGCACGCCGAGCTTGCGGTGCATCTCGTCGAGCAGACCGTCAAACTGCGGCCAGTACACATGGTGGCCGATGCCGAGCAGGCCCACGCGGGCTTTCAGCGGGTTAATGCGCTCGACCTTGGTCGGCAGGGGGGTGGTTTGCGTGGCAGACATGATGTTTGCTTCTATGGTTATGTATTTAAGGTTTGAAAATGCGGACTCTTACCAGGAAATGAGCACCGTGCCGGAAGCCGGTTGTGTCGTGGTCAACAGCTGGCCATGAGCGGTGGTGGATGCCTCGTAGGGGACGGTGTTGCCGGTGACATATGGCCACTCGGGATTGTGCCAAAACGTGACCTCGCCGGCACCGGTGGGCGGGAAAAACCGCAAGGTCGCATCCTTGAGGCCGTGTACCCACATGCGGCGCTTGACCCAGACCTGTCCGGGCAGTTCTTCCTTGTGGCTGACGAGGCTGCTGCCTGGCTGCTCGACGAAGACGCGGCACTCGTAGCGCCAGCCGCGCTGGGGCCGATAGGCTGCGCGATTGTCGTCGATCCATGTCTCTGTGCCCAGAAGCAGCGGAGCTCCGAAAGGTGTGCCGAGCGCAAGCTCGACTGTGGTGTCCGAGTGACAGCCGGAGAAGAACCAACCGTTGCTGTAGCGATGAATGGATACAACCGGCGTTGTCTGGGTGATGCTTCGGCGGTTAAATGCGATACTCCAGCCCAGATCAGACAGGGCCTGCCTGTTGAGCTGCCCAAAGTCGAAGCAAGTGCCGCGTGCATCGGGAGTCGGCAGGTGCTCGGTCTTGCTGATGCTCAGCGGCAGTGGGCCGCGCAGCCACCACAGGCGTCCGCCGGTGTCGGAGCGGTAGAAGGCCGCCAGAGCGCGGCGCTGGCCGTCGATAGTTGCAGTGGCTTGAGCTGGTTTATCGTCGCTGGGTGTTTCGGCTAAACCCCCACCCGACATCACGGGGCGATGCACGAAGCTCTTGCAGGGTTCTTCGCTGGTGGCGTTGTCGATGGCCTCCAGATTTGTGGAGACTTCAGTCGCGCCGCTCAGGGCGTCGGCCTGCGCCAGCCCCAGGCGCTTCCGCAGGGTCGGTGCGTTGTCCAGCGGTCCATAGACGATTGCGCTTTGTCCGGACTCGATCCAGTCGATGAGTAAGCTTTCGGTGGCGGCGTCAAAGGGCGCGGGGGAGACGAGGATGCGGCCCTCAAGCGACTGCCTGACGGCTTCGCTGTCAAAGTTGCGGGTGCTCACGATCGTGTTCAGAGGGAGGCCGTTGTTGATGGCTTCCCGCATAAACCAGTCCGTCTGAAACAGACGCTCCGGGCGGTGCGGTTTTTCAAACATCGCGTCATGGAGCTGCTCGAACGGGTAGAGCCATACCAGCGGGCCGGGCGTGTCCGGTAGCTCCTCAAAGGCGCGCAGCAGGTGGGGGGAAGCTTCTGCCGGGACTGCGTCGGGCATGTGGCCGTAGGAGTCGTCGATACTGAGGAGGTTCAGCTTCTGCGGAGCTTGTATGCTGCCGTTTTCGTCGATGCGGCTGACGGCTAGCGGCAGATAGATGTCGTGCGGCTGGCGTTCGTAGCGGTCCAGCCACGGGCTGTTGAGCCACCATGGATCATGGATGTAGAAGCGGAAAGGAATCTCCTTCCCGGCGGGAAGCTCCACGATGCGGCTGAGGTAGCCAGCGACCTCCAGGCCAAAGTCTTTGTTCAGCGCGGCCCAGGGTGAGTTGGGCGGTGGCTCGAAATCGAAGCCGCCTGAGTAGATCTCGCGCAGCGGTGTCGCGTCGCTGGCCAGGTCGGTGCCTGTGCTGAGGTTTGTGCCACGCGTTTCGATGCCCAGCGTGGGGCACTCGGCGCGGAAGTCGCGCCAGAACTTGAGGATCTTCTCACGGATTTCGGTGCTCTGCTCAGGGGTAAAGTTTTCCCCGTCAAAGAGCGGGCCGCGCGTCATCCAGGTTTCCATCCCGAACCCGAACCCGTTGGACAGCCAGATGAAATCAAACCCGATGTCCGCGGCCAGATGCTGGAACTGACGCCCGAGAAAGGTTCCCATGCTCGTGTCCTGCGGGATGCCCTCGGGGAAGCCCGCGTAGGGGCGCTGATCAGCGTTGAGGATGCCGTAGCAGCAGACAAAGCTGGCCTTGCCCATGGTGTCGGCGAGGCAGATCTCGCGGTGGCGCTCGTACTTGAAGCTGGAGGGGGCGAACTCGCCGCCGGGGTCAAAGGTCGTGCCGATGCGCACAGGCTTGCCAAGCGCCTCTACGGCCTCGCGCCAGCAGCGGGCGATCTCGGCGAAGCGGCGGTACGTGATGGGGCGGGCGTCCTTCCGGTAGAGGTGTGAGCGGGCGTGCAGCGATATGCTTTCCGGGTCAGTCGGTATCTGAGGGTGGACATGGGCGTTGCCGTTGCCGATGTAGCGTGCCCATTCCATCTCGCTGTCGAGGTCGCCGGTGTAGTCCAGGATTTCCGAGCCATCGGAGGCCCAGAACATGATCGAGACGCATTCGCTGTCTTTGATCAGCATGGACCACTGCTCAAGCGCCTGATCGCAGCAGGCGCGCGTTTGCTCCAGACTGAGCCCGTAAAAGGGTTTGAGGGATACTTCGAGAGTGAGGTTCTTCATGGAGAAAGGAGTTGGTGGGTGGTTGCGTTTAAGAGGCCGGGGTGGCGTTCACGCTTTGGCCCCAGACGGTTTCGATCTCTTGGGCGGCTTTTTTGAGTGTGCTCAGGCACTTGTCGAAGAGGCCGTCTTTGTTCATGCGCAGCGAGGGGGCGCTGGTGCCGATACTGGCGATGACGTGGCCCCAGGGGCTGTGGATAGGGACGGCTACCGCGCTGATGCCTTCGCAGAATTCATCCCTCGTTTTTGCGTACCCTTGCTGGCGCACGTTAACCAGCTCTGCCCGCAGGGCATCGACGGAGTTGAGCGTGTTTCGCGTAAAGGCGGCCAGGGGCGTATGGTGAAGGTAGATTTC
This genomic interval from Ruficoccus sp. ZRK36 contains the following:
- a CDS encoding glycoside hydrolase family 3 C-terminal domain-containing protein, which codes for MNTSETNPQAQAEAILAQLSFEEKATLLSGNDTWHFGGVPRLGLQPLRVADCGHGLTFTDGGKQATSCLPTGVTLGATWDPTMLEQAGELLGRECRQLGVGILLGPMANLQRLPVGGRNFETYSEDPHLTAKMAGALIHGIQSTGTGACLKHLAGYAQIKHSYTHTVEIDEPTLHELYLRHFRDVVLREQPAALMTSYNELNGIPTAQHRELLEGFVREELNFEGMVVSDWSGVHSPTAAASGLDLEMPGPGKFLTPEKLRAEIDSGALTEDQIDRHVLRLLTAVFRYQVRSDQPAELDTPRHRSIAAKVAEAGIVLLKNERNLLPLKQDSLKRLAVIGPNAAIARLGGSGSASVTPSHAVSPLEGLQTRLADSGVEIVYAEGCPAHGSGPVLKGVFGGGLKAEYFNNTELADGPVCQLQTPTINYAWGWAAPAIGVQRGSFSVRFTGTLQLPALCGECHLLYEAGGVRVSVGGKVILDRWIPDKNTGFEDRFGSHDITLDLPQADEPVEFCLEFRALTSGAALRLETRDSGQNLLLDEAVALAREADAVIVCAGLCNRFEGGGGDRKSFELPTGQDELIRAINSANPNTVVVLNGATAMAMPWLDEVHALMHAFYPGEEGGTALARLLLGDASPSGRLPVTLPRRLEDVPAMAGYPGNEQSTAFTEGLMMGYRYNVTHPEVAPLFPFGFGLTYSTFTYGEPRLSCSKMSVDQPLSVTVLLTNSGDTAAQEVVQLYTGASSPEQGRPRLELKAFQKVALSPGESREISLTLSAADLDTYSPEDKCWKTEAGSYTLQVGPHCLSGQTLTFEYC
- a CDS encoding L-fucose/L-arabinose isomerase family protein encodes the protein MSATQTTPLPTKVERINPLKARVGLLGIGHHVYWPQFDGLLDEMHRKLGVLKGLLEDNAVEVAEFGMIDNAQVAYDAVPAIKAADIDVLFIDMVTYGTSSTFGVLCREIKVPIVLVALQPLKAMDYPNGTTFMQLCNDDVCSVPEFTGVAVRFGRKAPPFILGHEGDDPAALAEIKQWCGIAKVLHSLRTARLGLMGHVLESMLDMHCDPTAITSAFGAHVTTVEPGDLYKHYTDPDPARVESWKERILAFFDTPDPVSDPLTEKLTEQDLENAAKAGVALEGLIADKNLDGFAYYYEAEPGSELRTLVTNLIVANSLLTGGGFPMCGEFDIKTCVAMMIMDRLDIGGSFAEFHPVDFELDSVLVGHDGPHHINIAAAKPVIRSLKKYHGKPGSGAGVEFQIKEGPITMLSIGQTAEGKFKFVIAEGESARRPIPPTGNTNTHGIFKPDVRTFLKRWCSEGPTHHFALGIGHHADTIIQIAEILGIEYALTTPEN